A portion of the Bacteroidales bacterium genome contains these proteins:
- a CDS encoding CTP synthase, with translation MFKTKYIFVTGGVSSSLGKGIISASVAKLLQARGFSVTIQKLDPYINVDPGTLNPYEHGECYVTEDGAETDLDLGHYERFLNVPTSQANNVTTGRIYQTVIRKERRGDYLGETVQVIPHITDEIKRNIQILGNKFGYDFVITEIGGTVGDIESLPYIESVRQLKWEMGDRCLVILLTLVPYLAAAGELKTKPTQHSVKTLLESGVQPDIIVCRTEKHLNQNIRNKIALFCNVEPTSVIESIDAKTIYEVPLLMREEKLDIEVLRKLNLPFDRQPDMSKWEEFIFRLKNPKDEVRICLVGKYVELKDAYKSIQESFIHAGAANQCKVYVQSIQSENLNDGNVAEKLKGFDGILVAPGFGQRGIEGKIEAIRYARENKIPFLGICLGMQCAVVEFARNVLGYEGAHSTEMDPETPYPVIDMMEEQKKIHTKGGTMRLGVYLCRIKKNTKVGKIYARSEVNERHRHRYEFNNHYLKEFEKAGMIAAGKNPKQDLVEIMELKNHPWFIGVQFHPEYRSTVDSPHPLFVNFIGASIIYKHSRQMAFHQ, from the coding sequence ATGTTCAAAACAAAATACATCTTCGTAACCGGCGGTGTTTCCTCTTCACTTGGAAAAGGCATTATCTCAGCCTCTGTGGCTAAATTGCTCCAGGCAAGGGGATTCTCCGTTACGATCCAAAAACTTGATCCTTATATCAATGTGGATCCCGGGACATTAAATCCATATGAACACGGAGAATGTTACGTTACGGAAGATGGAGCGGAAACTGATCTTGACCTCGGGCATTACGAGAGATTCCTGAATGTACCTACATCACAGGCAAATAATGTAACTACAGGCAGAATCTATCAAACGGTTATCCGAAAAGAAAGAAGAGGCGATTACCTTGGTGAAACCGTCCAGGTTATCCCTCATATTACTGATGAAATCAAACGCAATATCCAGATTCTTGGTAATAAGTTCGGTTACGATTTTGTGATTACTGAAATAGGCGGGACGGTTGGCGATATCGAGTCTTTACCTTATATTGAATCCGTAAGGCAGCTCAAGTGGGAAATGGGCGACCGTTGCCTGGTTATTCTCCTCACACTGGTCCCATATCTGGCAGCAGCAGGCGAATTAAAGACCAAACCGACCCAGCACTCTGTGAAAACTTTACTTGAATCCGGGGTTCAGCCGGATATTATTGTTTGCCGGACTGAGAAACACCTCAACCAAAACATACGAAATAAGATCGCATTATTTTGTAATGTTGAACCGACATCTGTCATTGAATCCATAGATGCAAAAACCATCTACGAGGTGCCCTTGCTGATGCGTGAAGAAAAACTGGACATAGAGGTTCTTCGGAAACTTAACCTCCCGTTTGATCGGCAACCTGATATGTCAAAATGGGAAGAATTTATTTTCAGGCTCAAGAATCCAAAAGACGAGGTCAGGATTTGCCTGGTGGGTAAATATGTAGAACTGAAAGATGCTTATAAATCAATCCAGGAATCGTTCATTCATGCCGGTGCTGCTAACCAGTGCAAAGTATATGTGCAATCTATCCAGTCTGAGAACCTGAATGACGGCAATGTCGCTGAAAAACTTAAGGGATTTGATGGTATCCTGGTCGCACCTGGCTTCGGCCAAAGAGGAATAGAAGGAAAAATTGAAGCAATCAGGTATGCACGTGAAAATAAAATACCCTTTCTTGGGATTTGCCTGGGTATGCAGTGCGCCGTCGTTGAATTTGCTCGAAATGTTTTGGGCTATGAAGGCGCCCATTCGACGGAAATGGATCCTGAAACGCCATATCCTGTGATTGATATGATGGAGGAACAGAAAAAAATCCATACCAAGGGGGGTACTATGCGTCTTGGAGTTTACCTGTGCAGAATTAAAAAAAACACAAAGGTGGGTAAAATATATGCAAGAAGTGAAGTGAATGAAAGGCACAGGCATCGCTATGAATTTAATAACCATTATTTAAAGGAGTTTGAGAAAGCCGGAATGATCGCTGCCGGTAAAAATCCCAAACAGGACCTTGTCGAGATTATGGAACTTAAAAACCATCCCTGGTTCATCGGGGTTCAGTTCCATCCTGAATACAGGAGTACGGTCGACAGCCCCCATCCTTTATTCGTTAACTTCATCGGAGCTTCTATCATATATAAGCATTCCAGGCAAATGGCCTTTCACCAATAG
- a CDS encoding glyceraldehyde-3-phosphate dehydrogenase yields MTESNDLKNSAHHHEYVSSLDNWIIDEKSGFEFVNLVGQLYYDKSIELIIFRSQLIDRSSSVILKKHSHSLSVIGKELKIQVSVMLARELLNMDLPPARIDIGRLNKEWTEEGSAYSDARAFLNNKLEHLIGKKVKYDKPVDVVVYGFGRIGRLVARELIIQGNGTQLNVKAIVTRGNSPEEIKKRASLFRNDSIHGPFRGVAIEDVDNKILMINGHKVKMLAANNPEEIDYEAEGIYDALLIDSTGVWTKREDLARHLKSKGVKKVMLTAPAKGDVPNIVFGVNHDDGTVDFNTETIYSAASCTTNAIVPVLYVIENKLGIDKGHIETIHAYTNDQNLTDNYHKKPRRGRSAPINMVLTSTGAASAAAKAIPSLKGKLTANAVRVPIPNVSLAIISLTVQKQTTVEEVVEILRDAALNGRLVEQIRFSASTEAVSTDFIGDSCAGIFDAPATLVSADGKSIILYVWYDNEFGYTIQALRLAKHIAGVQWETYY; encoded by the coding sequence ATGACAGAGTCAAACGATTTGAAAAATAGCGCTCATCATCATGAATATGTCAGTTCATTGGATAATTGGATCATTGATGAAAAATCCGGTTTTGAATTCGTCAACCTTGTAGGTCAGCTTTACTATGATAAATCCATTGAACTGATCATTTTCAGAAGTCAGCTTATCGACCGGTCTTCAAGCGTAATCCTCAAAAAACATTCACATTCATTATCAGTTATCGGCAAGGAATTAAAGATACAGGTTTCGGTCATGCTTGCCAGGGAGTTGCTAAACATGGATTTACCACCGGCACGTATTGATATCGGCAGGTTAAACAAAGAATGGACGGAAGAAGGATCTGCATATTCAGATGCCAGGGCATTTCTCAACAATAAATTGGAGCACTTAATTGGGAAGAAAGTGAAGTATGATAAACCTGTCGATGTTGTAGTATATGGTTTCGGACGTATCGGCCGGTTAGTTGCCCGTGAGCTTATTATCCAGGGAAACGGCACTCAGCTCAATGTCAAAGCTATCGTTACCCGCGGTAACTCACCTGAAGAAATTAAAAAACGAGCATCTCTTTTTCGCAACGATTCCATACATGGGCCTTTCCGTGGTGTCGCTATCGAGGATGTTGATAATAAAATCCTGATGATCAACGGACATAAGGTTAAAATGCTTGCAGCAAATAATCCTGAGGAAATAGATTATGAGGCTGAAGGTATCTATGATGCCCTGCTGATCGATAGTACCGGAGTCTGGACTAAGCGTGAAGACCTTGCCAGGCATTTGAAATCAAAAGGGGTCAAAAAGGTAATGCTCACTGCTCCTGCCAAAGGCGATGTGCCAAATATTGTTTTTGGAGTCAACCATGATGACGGAACAGTCGACTTTAATACTGAAACGATATACTCTGCAGCTTCGTGTACCACTAACGCCATTGTCCCTGTTCTTTACGTAATCGAGAATAAACTCGGTATCGACAAAGGCCATATCGAAACTATCCATGCTTACACCAACGACCAGAACCTGACGGACAACTATCATAAAAAACCCAGGAGAGGGCGTTCAGCGCCGATCAACATGGTGCTTACATCAACCGGGGCTGCTTCTGCCGCAGCAAAAGCCATCCCTTCGCTAAAAGGTAAATTGACAGCCAATGCCGTCAGAGTACCTATCCCTAATGTATCTCTGGCGATCATTTCCCTTACCGTTCAAAAACAAACCACCGTAGAGGAAGTCGTTGAAATACTCAGGGATGCTGCACTGAATGGGCGCCTGGTTGAACAGATCAGGTTCTCCGCTTCCACCGAAGCTGTATCCACAGATTTTATCGGTGACAGTTGTGCCGGGATATTCGATGCACCCGCCACACTGGTTTCTGCAGATGGGAAATCCATTATTCTGTATGTTTGGTATGATAATGAGTTCGGCTATACAATCCAGGCCTTACGTTTAGCTAAACATATTGCAGGTGTTCAATGGGAAACATACTATTAA
- a CDS encoding RNA polymerase sigma factor RpoD/SigA, producing MRQLKISKSITNRETASLDKYLQDIGREELITAEEEVELARRIKSGDDKALEKLVKANLRFVVSVAKQYQNQGLSLPDLINEGNLGLIKAAQRFDETRGFKFISYAVWWIRQSILQALAEQSRLVRLPLNQVGSLNKIKKATSRLEQEFERPPSVEEIARKLDIPEHKLDKALRITTRYVSVDAPIAEDEDTKFLDVFVSEDTPRTDNNLMRESLNKEIQRSLSTLTEKERDVINLYYGIGMNHGLTLDEIGAKFNLTRERVRQIKEKAIRRLKHTSRSKLLKAYLGE from the coding sequence ATGAGACAATTAAAGATATCCAAGTCGATTACCAACCGTGAAACCGCTTCATTGGATAAGTACCTGCAAGACATTGGCAGAGAAGAACTTATCACAGCAGAGGAAGAGGTTGAACTGGCCAGGCGAATCAAATCGGGGGATGATAAAGCACTTGAAAAGCTTGTTAAAGCAAACCTCAGATTTGTGGTATCGGTAGCTAAACAATACCAAAATCAAGGACTTAGTTTGCCTGATCTGATCAATGAGGGAAACCTCGGGCTCATCAAAGCTGCCCAGCGATTTGATGAAACCAGGGGGTTTAAATTTATTTCTTACGCTGTCTGGTGGATAAGGCAGTCAATATTGCAGGCACTTGCTGAACAATCACGGCTGGTCAGACTCCCCTTAAACCAGGTTGGCTCATTGAATAAGATCAAAAAGGCTACATCCAGGCTTGAACAGGAATTTGAACGCCCGCCTTCTGTTGAAGAAATTGCGCGAAAGTTAGATATTCCTGAACATAAGCTGGACAAAGCCCTGCGGATAACCACCCGTTATGTTTCCGTGGATGCTCCTATCGCGGAAGATGAAGATACGAAATTTCTCGATGTTTTTGTTTCTGAAGATACACCCCGCACTGATAATAATTTGATGCGTGAATCACTAAATAAAGAGATTCAACGGTCATTGTCAACACTTACTGAAAAGGAACGCGATGTGATTAACCTGTACTATGGCATCGGCATGAATCACGGATTGACATTGGATGAGATTGGTGCAAAATTTAACCTTACCCGCGAGCGGGTGAGGCAGATCAAGGAAAAAGCCATCCGGCGGCTGAAGCATACTTCAAGGAGTAAATTGCTGAAAGCCTACCTCGGCGAATAA
- a CDS encoding trypsin-like peptidase domain-containing protein, producing MKKIIQVLAIVALSVLIVWGVRSIFISGSNDPGSSNKLQVPSQAELVPANYLPVAPFSGPDFTTAAEKTVHGVVHIRSEFSGRTGGYDDFFAPFRDFFGNPYGGDNTYTGFGSGVIISNDGYIVTNNHVVEGAGNVNVTLNDNREFVATIVGTDPSTDLALLKIDAESTPFISFGNSDIVRLGEWVLAVGNPFNLTSTVTAGIVSAKARNINILGTPGAIESFIQTDAAVNMGNSGGALVNMNGELIGVNAAIASNTGSYAGYSFAIPVNIVKKVVDDLLNFGLVQRAYMGVTIREVDSRLVKEKDLDVANGVYIESISENGGAKESGIREGDIIVSVDNFSVKTNAELLEIIGQHNPGDVVNVMVHRNGQNQGYQVELRNQEGSTAIAKKGDNFYMSDLGATLEQVPDEDVRNLKISGGLKVVKLQDGMLKKGGVQNGFIILQINGIKINSKEDVDYALSNIRSGVIRIEGVYPNGMRMNYGFIL from the coding sequence ATGAAAAAGATCATTCAAGTTTTAGCAATTGTGGCACTCTCCGTTCTTATTGTATGGGGAGTCAGGAGTATTTTTATCAGTGGCAGCAATGACCCTGGAAGCAGTAATAAACTGCAGGTACCATCCCAGGCTGAGCTTGTTCCGGCAAATTATTTGCCGGTGGCTCCTTTTTCAGGGCCTGATTTTACGACAGCAGCCGAGAAGACCGTTCACGGCGTCGTTCATATCAGGTCTGAATTTTCAGGAAGGACCGGTGGTTATGATGATTTCTTTGCCCCATTCCGTGATTTCTTTGGAAATCCCTATGGCGGTGACAATACTTACACCGGGTTTGGTTCAGGGGTTATCATTTCCAATGATGGATATATAGTCACCAATAACCATGTGGTTGAAGGTGCCGGTAATGTGAATGTTACCCTGAATGATAACAGGGAATTCGTGGCTACTATCGTTGGTACTGACCCCTCGACAGACCTGGCGCTGTTAAAGATTGATGCCGAAAGCACACCATTTATTTCTTTTGGTAATTCTGATATCGTGAGGCTTGGCGAATGGGTCCTTGCCGTCGGAAACCCTTTCAACCTGACTTCTACTGTAACAGCCGGGATTGTCAGCGCGAAGGCCAGGAATATCAATATCCTCGGGACGCCGGGTGCCATTGAATCTTTCATCCAAACCGATGCTGCAGTTAATATGGGAAACAGCGGGGGAGCCCTGGTCAACATGAACGGGGAACTGATAGGTGTCAATGCTGCGATTGCCAGTAATACAGGCTCTTATGCAGGCTATTCGTTTGCAATTCCTGTTAATATAGTCAAAAAAGTTGTCGATGACCTCCTTAATTTTGGTTTGGTTCAACGGGCATACATGGGAGTAACAATTCGTGAAGTAGATTCCAGACTTGTAAAAGAAAAAGACCTTGATGTGGCCAATGGGGTCTATATCGAATCAATTTCGGAAAATGGCGGTGCTAAAGAATCTGGAATCAGAGAAGGTGACATAATCGTATCAGTTGACAATTTCTCCGTGAAAACAAACGCTGAATTGCTCGAGATCATCGGGCAACATAATCCGGGCGATGTCGTAAATGTGATGGTTCACAGGAATGGACAAAACCAGGGTTATCAGGTTGAATTGAGAAACCAGGAAGGAAGTACAGCCATTGCGAAAAAAGGCGATAACTTCTATATGTCAGATCTGGGAGCCACACTGGAGCAGGTCCCGGATGAGGATGTACGGAACCTGAAGATTTCAGGAGGCCTCAAAGTTGTTAAATTGCAAGACGGAATGCTGAAAAAAGGAGGAGTACAGAATGGATTTATTATATTGCAAATCAATGGGATAAAAATCAATTCCAAAGAAGACGTTGATTATGCGTTAAGTAATATCAGGAGCGGCGTGATCAGGATTGAGGGAGTTTATCCAAATGGCATGAGGATGAATTACGGATTTATATTGTAA